Genomic window (Thiohalobacter sp.):
CGGCGCTCCGGCCACGCGCAAGCCCGGCATCGAGCTGCAGTTCGTCGGTCAGCGACTGGCTGAGCGCGAGGCCAAACCGACTGCCCGCAGCCTGGTCGGGATTGAGGGGAAAGGCGTTTGCGGGGTGACCGAGATCGATCAGGGCCTGGGGCTCCGGCGCCGACCACCAGTCGGCACGCAGGCCGGCACCCGCCACTTCTCCGGCCGTGGCCGTCAGGCTGGCGAGCGCGAACAGGCAGGCGATTACCTGCCCGCAGCCCCTGTGCTTGTCTGTTGTCATGATGGCACTTCACCCCTGTTACGCCGGAAATCCTAGCCGAAATTTCCGTGCCTGTCTGCCTGCCCCGTCACGCCCCCGCCTCGAGAAGCCGCGCCACGACTTCAGACGTATCCTTGGAAAGACCCACAACCGACTGTATCTTCTTGAGTTCATCATGGGCCGCCTGCTGTCGCTCGGGCGTGAGCGAGGCCCACTGGGAAAAGCCCCGGGCCAGCCGCGCAGCGAGCTGGGGGTTGTGGGCGTCGATCTCGCGCACCCAGTGCCCGAGCAGGCGGTAGCCGCGCCCGGAGGGGTGATGGAAGTCGCGCGGGTTGGCGCCGGCGAAGCTGCGCAGCAGCGCGTACACCCGGTTGGGATTGCGCGGGTTGAAGTCGGGATGCCCGGCGAGCGCCTCCACCCGGTCGAGCGTGTCGGGATGACGGCTGCTGGCCTGAATGGCGAACCACTTGTCGAGCACCAGCGGCTCGTTGCGCCAGCGGGCGTGGAAATCGGCCAGCGCCTGCGCCCGCGCCTCGGCGCCGCTGTTGACCAGCGCGCGCAGCGCGGCCAGCGACTCGGTCATGTTGTCGGCGTGCGCGAACAGGTCCTCGGCCAGCGCGTGCACCTCGGGCGTATCCAGCCGCACCAGGTAATCCAGGCAGCGCGCGCGCAGGCTGCGCCGGCCGATGGCCTCCGGCGTCGGGTGGTAGGGTCCGGACACGGCGGCCAGCGCGAAGGCCTCGCGCCAGCGCTCGGCCAGGGTTCCGGCGAGTTCGCGCGCCAGTCCCTCGCGGGCCTCGAACAGCGCGCCCGGGTCCAGCGGCTCCACGAACTCGGCGAGATAGTTCTCGCCCGGCAGCGCCAGCAGTTCCGCGGCCAGACCGGGGTCCAGCAAGGGTTCGTCGAGAATTTTCCGGAAGGCCTCGCGCAACAGGTGTTCGCCATCGGCATCAGGCACGCCGGCGATCCGCGCCAGCAGCACCCGGCGCGCCAGGGTCTGGCCGGCGTCCCAGCGGCTGAAGGGGTCGTCGTCTTCGGCCAGCAGCCGGGCCAGGGCCGCGTTGTCGTAATCGGCCTCCAGGATCACCGGCGCTGAAAAGCCGCGCAACAGCGAGGGCAGGCTGTCCTCGGCCACGTCCTGGAACACGAAGGTCTCCTCTGCCTCGCACAGATTGAGCACCCGCTCACTGCCCTGCGCCTCGGCCTCGCCATACAGCCGCAGGGGCTGACGGCGGCCGTCGCGGTCGAGCAGCGCCACCCGAACCGGGATGTGCAGCGGCAGCTTGTCGGGCTGCCCCGGCGTGGGCGGGGTGCGCTGGGCCAGCGTCAGCGCCAGGGTGCCGGCCGCGGGGTTGTGCTGCCAGCGCGCCTTCAGCCGTGGCGTGCCGGCCTGGCTGTACCAGCGCCGGAACAGGGCCAGGTTGACACCGTTGGCCGCTTCCATCGCCACGATGAAGTCCTCGACCGTCACCGCCTGCCCGTCGTGGCGTTCGAAATAGAGATCGGTGCCGCGATGGAAACCCTCCGGCCCGAGCAGTGTGTGCAGCATGCGCACCACCTCGGCGCCCTTGTTGTAGACGGTGAGGGTGTAGAAGTTGTCGATGGCGGCATAGCGCTCGGGTCGCACCGGATGGGCCATGGGACCGGCGTCCTCGCGGAACTGGTGGGTGCGCAGCAGATCGACATCCTGGATACGCTTGATGCTGCCGCCGCCCATGTCCGCCGAGAAGCACTGATCGCGGAATACCGTGAAGCCCTCCTTGAGACTGAGCTGGAACCAGTCGCGGCAGGTCACGCGGTTGCCCGACCAGTTATGGAAGTACTCGTGGCCGATGACGGATTCGATGTTGACATAGTCCTGGTCGGTGGCGGTGCCGGAACTGGCCAGCACGAACTTGGAGTTGAAGATGTTCAGCCCCTTGTTCTCCATCGCACCCATGTTGAAGTCGTCGACGGCGACGACCATGTAGCGGTCGAGATCGTACTCGCGGCCGTAGACCTGCTCGTCCCAGCGCATGGCACGCTTGAGCGATGCGATGGCATGGCCGCAGCGTTCGGCGTTGTGCGGCTCGACGTAAAAGGCGATGGTGACCTCGCGCCCGGAGGCGGTAACGTAGTGGTCGGT
Coding sequences:
- the pepN gene encoding aminopeptidase N gives rise to the protein MEGGGRVSRPREVFLRDYRPPAFLVDRVDLRFELDPDDTRVLARLAMRRNPAAAGDDVLVLDGEDLTLEGLRLDGEPLPESAWALDTEGLRIPGVPEAFELQIETRVRPRDNSELSGLYLSGDSLCTQCEAEGFRRITFYPDRPDVLARFTTTLVADRERFPVLLSNGNRIDAGTFEDGRHWVRWEDPFPKPSYLFALVAGPLAEITDHYVTASGREVTIAFYVEPHNAERCGHAIASLKRAMRWDEQVYGREYDLDRYMVVAVDDFNMGAMENKGLNIFNSKFVLASSGTATDQDYVNIESVIGHEYFHNWSGNRVTCRDWFQLSLKEGFTVFRDQCFSADMGGGSIKRIQDVDLLRTHQFREDAGPMAHPVRPERYAAIDNFYTLTVYNKGAEVVRMLHTLLGPEGFHRGTDLYFERHDGQAVTVEDFIVAMEAANGVNLALFRRWYSQAGTPRLKARWQHNPAAGTLALTLAQRTPPTPGQPDKLPLHIPVRVALLDRDGRRQPLRLYGEAEAQGSERVLNLCEAEETFVFQDVAEDSLPSLLRGFSAPVILEADYDNAALARLLAEDDDPFSRWDAGQTLARRVLLARIAGVPDADGEHLLREAFRKILDEPLLDPGLAAELLALPGENYLAEFVEPLDPGALFEAREGLARELAGTLAERWREAFALAAVSGPYHPTPEAIGRRSLRARCLDYLVRLDTPEVHALAEDLFAHADNMTESLAALRALVNSGAEARAQALADFHARWRNEPLVLDKWFAIQASSRHPDTLDRVEALAGHPDFNPRNPNRVYALLRSFAGANPRDFHHPSGRGYRLLGHWVREIDAHNPQLAARLARGFSQWASLTPERQQAAHDELKKIQSVVGLSKDTSEVVARLLEAGA